In Candidatus Omnitrophota bacterium, a single genomic region encodes these proteins:
- a CDS encoding MATE family efflux transporter yields the protein MGRKRTRRINSSITEGGLRSSLWKLAMPMIVGAVLHDLFTLADLFFVGKLGHLAVAALSISGVIIAVIIMLAIGISVGTTALIAHFIGKKDYDSADNVLFQTIVVSVICSGAMVLIGLFGTNWLLRIFGAGPEIIPAASEYLRISFVWSIFIFLFIGFDQAMRGAGDAVFPLKVLVLANLLNIALDPFLIFGIGIFPRMEVAGSATATIISRLVGVFVLLWHLFYGHSSLHLHRRVFRVNFRIIGRMVKIGFFASFEIFLRQLSLLLLLRLVTSFGAACLAAFGIVVRLRMAVMMLGFGMGSACAVLIGQNMGADRPERATQAGWEALRYYELIVLPIAALFFIFSPNLIGLFSGYPEVIGIGSSFLRFIAVTFPFLALALILGRGVTGAGDTIAPAAMAGVVQLGLRIPAAYLLALVLGLGTNGIWLGINLSDICQGLVMLWYFKSGNWQKRYHEHRAILEQENLAMV from the coding sequence ATGGGCAGAAAAAGAACGCGCAGGATCAACAGTAGCATAACGGAAGGCGGCTTACGCTCATCGCTCTGGAAGCTCGCCATGCCCATGATAGTGGGGGCGGTTCTGCATGACCTTTTCACGCTGGCGGACCTGTTCTTCGTGGGGAAGCTGGGGCATCTGGCTGTCGCGGCTTTATCCATCTCCGGTGTCATTATTGCTGTGATAATAATGCTGGCTATAGGTATTTCCGTGGGCACGACGGCTTTGATCGCCCATTTCATCGGTAAAAAGGATTATGATTCGGCGGACAATGTCCTTTTCCAGACGATAGTCGTAAGCGTCATATGTTCCGGTGCTATGGTCCTTATCGGCCTATTCGGCACGAACTGGCTCCTGCGTATTTTCGGGGCGGGACCCGAGATCATACCCGCCGCGTCCGAATATCTGAGGATAAGCTTTGTTTGGTCGATATTTATTTTTCTTTTCATCGGGTTTGACCAGGCCATGAGAGGCGCGGGAGACGCCGTTTTCCCGCTCAAGGTCCTTGTCCTTGCAAACCTGCTCAATATTGCCCTCGATCCGTTCCTTATCTTCGGTATCGGGATATTTCCCAGAATGGAGGTGGCAGGATCCGCGACCGCCACGATAATCAGCCGCCTGGTAGGGGTATTTGTTCTTTTGTGGCATCTTTTCTACGGCCATTCAAGTCTGCATCTCCACAGGCGCGTTTTCAGGGTCAATTTCCGGATAATAGGAAGAATGGTGAAGATAGGGTTTTTCGCGTCTTTTGAAATCTTTTTGCGCCAACTGTCGCTATTACTGCTTCTTCGGCTGGTAACTTCCTTCGGGGCGGCGTGTCTGGCCGCGTTCGGGATAGTTGTGCGCCTTAGGATGGCGGTAATGATGCTTGGCTTCGGAATGGGCTCTGCCTGTGCGGTGCTTATCGGGCAGAACATGGGTGCCGACAGGCCGGAACGGGCCACGCAAGCCGGATGGGAGGCGTTAAGGTATTATGAACTTATCGTTCTTCCCATTGCGGCATTGTTTTTCATTTTTTCGCCCAACCTGATAGGTCTTTTCAGCGGTTACCCGGAAGTGATAGGGATAGGAAGCAGTTTTCTCAGGTTTATAGCTGTTACTTTCCCGTTCTTGGCATTGGCGCTTATTCTCGGCAGGGGTGTTACGGGAGCGGGGGACACCATAGCCCCGGCGGCGATGGCGGGCGTGGTGCAATTGGGGCTGCGAATACCTGCGGCGTATTTGCTGGCTCTTGTTCTGGGGTTAGGCACCAACGGCATTTGGCTGGGCATAAACTTGTCGGATATCTGCCAGGGTCTCGTAATGCTATGGTATTTTAAAAGCGGGAATTGGCAGAAAAGGTATCATGAACATCGCGCTATTCTTGAACAGGAAAACCTGGCGATGGTATAA